The genomic window GTATCACGCAGACCGCAAGCGTCGTCGCGAAGAAGCACAAAACCAGGATTTCGGTGGCGTGAGCGCAGAAGACGTTGAAGCAGCATTGACCGAGGCCTTGAGATCCAGCGCTGAATAAGCGTTTCAAAGCGACGGCGCGGTCTGAATAAGACCGCAAAAACATAAGGTGGGTTGGTTCGATTGATTCGTAACAGCTCGCTGGCGAAATAGGGTTGGCTTAGTGCCAACCCTATTTTTTCAGTGGTTTTACGTGTTTTTTAGGCCAGCTTTCCTTGACGATGGTGGGTGACCTCTTTACAATGCGCCACCCACTTTTTCCAAGTGGGAAGTGAGTCTTTTATTTTTTAAAAATTTGATGTTTAAAACGTCGGATTTTAGCGAAGAGTAAAGACAGCTTTCTTTAAATCCGGTCTTCCAAAAGAAGACATATTATTTGTGGAGTTTGTTTTCATGCCGACGATCAACCAGTTGGTTCGTAAGCCAAGAAAACTTATCGTAGACAAGAGCGATGTTCCCGCTCTGCAAGGTAACCCGCAAAAACGCGGTGTTTGCACTCGCGTTTATACCACTACACCTAAAAAGCCAAACTCAGCATTGCGTAAAGTGTGCCGTGTTCGTTTGACTAATGGCTTTGAAGTGTCTTCGTATATCGGCGGTGAAGGCCATAACTTGCAAGAGCACAGTGTTGTATTGATTCGTGGTGGTCGTGTTAAAGACTTGCCAGGTGTTCGTTACCATACTGTACGTGGTTCACTGGATACTTCTGGTGTTGCCAAGCGTAGACAAGGTCGTTCTAAATACGGTGCTAAGCGTCCTAAGTAATAGCGGATTGGCATTCATATGCCAACGCTATTCGCAGTGACGAATAGGTTTTCGGTTTACACCGAGTAAGGCCAAGCAAATTCGAAGCAATCTGGCTTCCAATGTTGTCTTGGAAAATTCCTGAAGAAGAGGCTTTTGACATGCCAAGAAGAAGAGTTGTCGCCAAACGCGAGACGATACCGGATCCAAAATTCGGTAACGTTACTCTGGCGAAATTTATGAACCACGTGATGATCAGTGGTAAGAAATCAGTAGCAGAACGTATTATTTACGGCGCTATGGATATCGTTAAAACCAAATTGAACCGCGACCCGCTCGAAGTGTTCGATGAGGCTTTGGAAAACATCGCTCCACTGGTTGAGGTTAAATCTCGCCGTGTGGGTGGTGCAACTTACCAAGTGCCAGTTGAAGTTCGTGCGTCTCGTCGTACTGCTTTGGCTATGCGTTGGTTGGTAGATTACTCTCGCAAGCGCGGTGAGAAATCAATGCCAGCTCGTTTGGCTGGTGAGTTGATGGATGCTGCTCAAGGCAAAGGTGCTGCGGTTAAGAAGCGTGAAGACGTTCACCGTATGGCTGAAGCTAACAAGGCGTTCTCGCACTTCCGCTTCTAATAGCGGTTGTTCGCTTCCATTGCTTGATAGGTCAAAGGCAGCTGCGCTGCCTTTGCCTTTTAAAGAATTCGTAATTCGAGACATGTAGTCATGGCCCGTAAAACTCCCATTTCACGTTACCGTAATATTGGTATTTGTGCGCACGTAGATGCGGGTAAAACGACGACCACCGAACGTGTTTTGTTTTATACCGGGTTGACTCACAAAATTGGTGAG from Cellvibrio zantedeschiae includes these protein-coding regions:
- the rpsL gene encoding 30S ribosomal protein S12, which gives rise to MPTINQLVRKPRKLIVDKSDVPALQGNPQKRGVCTRVYTTTPKKPNSALRKVCRVRLTNGFEVSSYIGGEGHNLQEHSVVLIRGGRVKDLPGVRYHTVRGSLDTSGVAKRRQGRSKYGAKRPK
- the rpsG gene encoding 30S ribosomal protein S7 gives rise to the protein MPRRRVVAKRETIPDPKFGNVTLAKFMNHVMISGKKSVAERIIYGAMDIVKTKLNRDPLEVFDEALENIAPLVEVKSRRVGGATYQVPVEVRASRRTALAMRWLVDYSRKRGEKSMPARLAGELMDAAQGKGAAVKKREDVHRMAEANKAFSHFRF